One Brachyhypopomus gauderio isolate BG-103 chromosome 15, BGAUD_0.2, whole genome shotgun sequence genomic region harbors:
- the dkk1a gene encoding dickkopf WNT signaling pathway inhibitor 1a codes for MYKAHVSLLLTGHESPRDNLKFTRGDLFTDTDLLLLFITDSWSGCDTLKVFPTEDKNMMPVSLTAIAAVYLAVLGGSVRDVRAGSGLRNSIKNLPNEGASPTAVSAGPRVVQSDSGGIHKGGADTPVPLSCAVDGECGAAKFCNEARRTCVPCRRRRKRCLRHAMCCGGNPCINGVCQAAEMNSTQSFRTTAATQLLSRSHATAAPVTRSQNRTVLSRQPKGTTVSSQQMLKGGEGDMCLRSSDCSDGLCCARHFWSRICKPVLSEGQMCTRHRRKDTHGLEIFQRCDCGQGLVCRALRDRPGGQERQQQHGGSSNNNNRAARNLHTCQQR; via the exons ATGTATAAAGCCCATGTGTCTCTGCTCCTCACGGGACACGAGTCTCCTCGGGACAATCTGAAGTTCACTCGCGGAGACTTGTTCACCGACACAGACCTGCTCCTGCTCTTCATCACGGATTCTTGGAGCGGCTGCGACACACTGAAGGTTTTTCCCACTGAGGATAAGAACATGATGCCGGTGTCACTAACTGCGATTGCGGCTGTTTACCTGGCGGTGCTCGGCGGTTCCGTTAGAGACGTGCGTGCCGGATCAGGGTTACGGAACTCCATCAAGAACCTGCCCAACGAAGGAGCCAGTCCCACCGCAGTGAGCGCGGGTCCACGTGTGGTCCAGTCCGACAGCGGGGGCATCCACAAGGGAGGCGCGGACACCCCGGTG CCACTGAGCTGCGCTGTTGATGGTGAATGCGGTGCCGCTAAATTCTGTAACGAGGCGCGCAGGACGTGTGTGCCCTGCCGCAGACGGAGGAAGCGCTGTCTGCGCCACGCCATGTGCTGCGGGGGGAACCCGTGTATCAACG GTGTGTGCCAGGCGGCTGAGATGAATTCTACTCAGTCTTTTAGAACTACAGCTGCGACTCAACTGCTTAGCAGGTCACACGCCACCGCTGCGCCTGTAACACGGAGTCAGAACCGCACTGTGCTGTCACGGCAGCCCAAAGGGACAACGGTGTCCTCACAACAAATGCTGAAAG gtggagAGGGGGACATGTGCCTGCGTTCTTCAGATTGCTCCGACGGGCTCTGCTGTGCTCGGCACTTCTGGTCGCGGATCTGCAAGCCCGTGTTGTCCGAGGGCCAGATGTGCACACGGCACCGGCGTAAGGACACCCACGGCCTGGAGATCTTCCAGCGCTGCGACTGTGGTCAGGGCCTGGTGTGCCGGGCGCTGCGGGACAGGCCAGGCGGGCAGGAGCGCCAGCAGCAACACGGTGgcagcagcaacaacaacaacagagcTGCCAGGAACCTCCACACATGTCAGCAGCGCTGA
- the LOC143476342 gene encoding cGMP-dependent protein kinase 1-like isoform X4, with the protein MDSASSDTDSCDWGDSSSESSEEEEAHADSQKDSDEDMRTASVIAAEPVTCLVIDRESYKHLLGGLEDVSSKGPEDAEAKAKYEAENAFFFNLHLSDFNIIDTLGVGGFGRVELVQLKSDEYKTFAMKILKKQHIVDTRQQEHIRSEKLIMQEAHSDFIVRLYRTFKDSKYLYMLMEACLGGELWTILRDRGSFDDSTTRFYTACVVEAFAYLHSKGIIYRDLKPENLILDHRGYAKLVDFGFAKKIGFSKKTWTFCGTPEYVAPEIILNKGHDISADYWSLGILMYELLTGSPPFSGPDPMKTYNIILRGIDMIEFPKKITKNAANLIKKLCRDTPSERLGNLKNGVKDIQKHKWFEGFNWDGLRKGTLTPPIIPNLTSATDTSNFDSFPEDNEDPPPDDTTGWDVDF; encoded by the exons ATGGATTCGGCGTCCTCGGACACGGACTCGTGCGACTGGGGCGACTCTTCCTCAGAAAGcagcgaggaagaggaggctcACGCCGACTCCCAGAAAGACTCAGA TGAGGACATGAGAACAGCCAGTGTGATTGCTGCAGAACCTGTGACCTGTCTAGTTATTGACAGAGA GTCTTATAAGCACCTTCTTGGAGGCTTGGAGGATGTGTCCAGCAAAGGACCCGAAGATGCGGAGGCCAAAGCAAA GTATGAGGCGGAGAATGCCTTTTTCTTCAACCTACACCTGTCAGACTTCAACATCATAGACACACTCGGCGTTGGAGGATTTGGCCGTGTTGAGTTg GTGCAGCTGAAGAGCGATGAATACAAGACCTTCGCCATGAAGATCCTGAAGAAGCAGCACATCGTGGACACCAGGCAGCAGGAGCACATCCGCTCTGAGAAGCTCATAATGCAGGAGGCGCACTCTGACTTCATAGTCAG ACTTTACAGGACATTTAAAGACAGTAAATATCTGTACATGCTAATGGAGGCGTGCCTGGGAGGGGAGTTGTGGACCATCCTCAGAGACAG GGGTTCATTTGATGATTCCACTACTCGATTCTACACAGCGTGTGTAGTGGAGGCTTTTGCCTACCTACATTCCAAAGGCATCATATATAGAGACCTCAAACCAGAGAACCTGATACTGGACCACAGGGGATATGCCAAACTG GTGGACTTTGGCTTTGCTAAGAAGATTGGCTTCAGTAAGAAGACGTGGACGTTCTGTGGGACGCCGGAATATGTCGCCCCGGAGATCATTCTTAACAAAGGTCATGATATCTCAGCAGACTACTGGTCCCTGGGAATCCTTATGTATGAACTTCTGACTGGAAG TCCTCCTTTTTCAGGTCCTGACCCCATGAAGACATACAACATCATCTTAAGAGGCATTGACATGATCGAATTTCCAAAGAAGATTACCAAAAATGCTGCAAATCTAATAAAAAAACTATGCAG GGATACTCCTTCTGAAAGACTAGGGAACTTGAAAAATGGTGTTAAGGATATTCAAAAGCACAA ATGGTTTGAAGGCTTTAACTGGGACGGCTTACGGAAGGGAACACTTACCCCTCCAATCATCCCTAAT TTGACATCAGCCACAGACACAAGCAACTTTGACAGCTTTCCAGAGGACAATGAAGACCCTCCCCCTGACGACACCACGGGCTGGGATGTAGACTTCTAA
- the LOC143476342 gene encoding cGMP-dependent protein kinase 1-like isoform X5, whose amino-acid sequence MQDPLRSPVECWYEAENAFFFNLHLSDFNIIDTLGVGGFGRVELVQLKSDEYKTFAMKILKKQHIVDTRQQEHIRSEKLIMQEAHSDFIVRLYRTFKDSKYLYMLMEACLGGELWTILRDRGSFDDSTTRFYTACVVEAFAYLHSKGIIYRDLKPENLILDHRGYAKLVDFGFAKKIGFSKKTWTFCGTPEYVAPEIILNKGHDISADYWSLGILMYELLTGSPPFSGPDPMKTYNIILRGIDMIEFPKKITKNAANLIKKLCRDTPSERLGNLKNGVKDIQKHKWFEGFNWDGLRKGTLTPPIIPNLTSATDTSNFDSFPEDNEDPPPDDTTGWDVDF is encoded by the exons ATGCAGGATCCACTTAGGTCGCCGGTTGAGTGTTG GTATGAGGCGGAGAATGCCTTTTTCTTCAACCTACACCTGTCAGACTTCAACATCATAGACACACTCGGCGTTGGAGGATTTGGCCGTGTTGAGTTg GTGCAGCTGAAGAGCGATGAATACAAGACCTTCGCCATGAAGATCCTGAAGAAGCAGCACATCGTGGACACCAGGCAGCAGGAGCACATCCGCTCTGAGAAGCTCATAATGCAGGAGGCGCACTCTGACTTCATAGTCAG ACTTTACAGGACATTTAAAGACAGTAAATATCTGTACATGCTAATGGAGGCGTGCCTGGGAGGGGAGTTGTGGACCATCCTCAGAGACAG GGGTTCATTTGATGATTCCACTACTCGATTCTACACAGCGTGTGTAGTGGAGGCTTTTGCCTACCTACATTCCAAAGGCATCATATATAGAGACCTCAAACCAGAGAACCTGATACTGGACCACAGGGGATATGCCAAACTG GTGGACTTTGGCTTTGCTAAGAAGATTGGCTTCAGTAAGAAGACGTGGACGTTCTGTGGGACGCCGGAATATGTCGCCCCGGAGATCATTCTTAACAAAGGTCATGATATCTCAGCAGACTACTGGTCCCTGGGAATCCTTATGTATGAACTTCTGACTGGAAG TCCTCCTTTTTCAGGTCCTGACCCCATGAAGACATACAACATCATCTTAAGAGGCATTGACATGATCGAATTTCCAAAGAAGATTACCAAAAATGCTGCAAATCTAATAAAAAAACTATGCAG GGATACTCCTTCTGAAAGACTAGGGAACTTGAAAAATGGTGTTAAGGATATTCAAAAGCACAA ATGGTTTGAAGGCTTTAACTGGGACGGCTTACGGAAGGGAACACTTACCCCTCCAATCATCCCTAAT TTGACATCAGCCACAGACACAAGCAACTTTGACAGCTTTCCAGAGGACAATGAAGACCCTCCCCCTGACGACACCACGGGCTGGGATGTAGACTTCTAA